The genomic DNA GACGCTGAGTACGGCCGGCTGGCCCAGAACGCGGACCCGCAGCTGCCGGGTCGCCTTCCAGCCGTTGGCCGTGAGCGGCCCGCTCAAGGCTTCCTGCTCCATCACCAGGAACACCGCCCGGCCGCCCGGCCGCAGCACCCGGTTCCACTCGGCGGCCGCGGCCGCGTACAGCGGGCCGACCTCGTCGAGGCTCGCGAGCTGCTTGCCGAACGGCGGGTTGGACACGATCCGGTCGACCGACGCGGTGGCCAGCGGCAGCCGCCGGGCGTCCCACCGGGCGAGGTGGGCTGGGCCGACGTTTTCCAGGTTCTGGGACGTGACGAACATCGCGTTCGGGTCGTTATCGCCGCCGAGCACTTCGATCCGCCCGGCCCGCCGCTGGCGGCTCAGTTCGATCGTCTCGGCCAGGATCGTTCCGGCCCCGCACATCGGGTCGAGGAGGGTCATCCCCGGGGACGGCCCGGCGAGCCGGACCATCGCCGCCGCGACCGTCGGCCGCAGCGACGCGAGGACGTGGTCTTCCTTGTACTTCCGGTGCCGCATGGTGCGGTCGGACAGGCGGAGGCCGCAGACGGCGGTCTTGCCGCGGATGGTGAGCCAGATCTCGAGCCAGGCGTTCTGGTCCGCCGGCTGCCACCCGGCCGGGATCTTCCCCCCGAGCCCGGCGACGAGCGCGTCCTTGGCGTCGTACCGCTTGTACGCGTGTTCGCCCTGCATCTGGCAGACGAGGTGGAACGTCGGCTTGCCCTTGGTCTTGGGCCGGATGGCGTGGTGGATGCGGAAGTACTGGTTCCAATCCGGGCGGTTAGCCGTCCACTTGCGGAAGTTGTCGAGGTCGGTCGGCCGGTACGAGAGCGAGTTGCTCCCCCAGCAGAGCAGGAAGACGTCTTCGGTGGTGCGGAGTTTAATCACGTCCGGGGTGATTTCGTTGAGCTTGAACACGACAATGCCGCGGGCGATCTTCTTGACCTGCCCACCGAGGTCGCGGGTGATCTCGTCCGCGGCCACGGGTTCCAACCCGG from Fimbriiglobus ruber includes the following:
- a CDS encoding methyltransferase domain-containing protein, giving the protein MSRNSRRPDAPTTPALYAMVQTGLEPVAADEITRDLGGQVKKIARGIVVFKLNEITPDVIKLRTTEDVFLLCWGSNSLSYRPTDLDNFRKWTANRPDWNQYFRIHHAIRPKTKGKPTFHLVCQMQGEHAYKRYDAKDALVAGLGGKIPAGWQPADQNAWLEIWLTIRGKTAVCGLRLSDRTMRHRKYKEDHVLASLRPTVAAAMVRLAGPSPGMTLLDPMCGAGTILAETIELSRQRRAGRIEVLGGDNDPNAMFVTSQNLENVGPAHLARWDARRLPLATASVDRIVSNPPFGKQLASLDEVGPLYAAAAAEWNRVLRPGGRAVFLVMEQEALSGPLTANGWKATRQLRVRVLGQPAVLSVWQKPDEPATMPGT